The following is a genomic window from Pseudomonas promysalinigenes.
AGCCAGAAGCCCTGCATGAAGCCGCGTTGCATCGCCAGGGTGATCATGGCGATATTGGCGACGCCAATGTCTAGGCACAAGGAAAGGCTAAGAAGAAAACCGTTGGAAAATGGCATTGAATACTCGGAGTCTGGGGCGATCTGGGAGGTAATGCGGGCGGGGGCGAGCCTGCTAGCGCGCGGTGTTTGACTGGCCGGCAAGCACTTGGGTGTAGCGTTTACGATCTACATCGGCACCGCTGGGCGTGATTGGCCCAGCAGCCCAACGTTCGGCCCAGAGTGGCCAGACGCGCTGAGGCCTCGGCGGGGTGTGCTGGTGAACGAAAATCGGCGGCTTTGCGAAGGCGTGGAGGTCGAACATGTCGATCATCCCTATCGGTACGTAAGGCACCGATCCTAAACGCCCTGAGCGCGTTTGGTAAGGTCAATGATGCCCTGTCGCCCCTTGGCGAGGCGGCAGGGCATTGCGCCCATCACCCTTGCTGGCAACCTTCACCCATCGCCCGATACTGGATGGTGTGTACCTGGCCCTGATGGTCTTCGTACGTCATGGTTGCTGGCACCACTTCACAGACATTAGGGATGGTTGAGAGATTGATCACTCGCTTGATGTCGAGGTTCATGGAGTAGTCGTACTGTTGGGCTACAGGCTCACTGGAGACCGGTTGGGCCTCATCAGCGAGGGCGAGCGACGACATACCGACCAGTGCAAGAATCAGTAATGCTTTCATGGGAATTGACCTTTATAACAGTCCAGCTGATCGCGTGACTTCTAATGCCGTCAATGGCGCGGAGAAGTTGTCATCCTCGGCGAAGATGACACGAAGTACCGATCCCGCTTCATCTAATACGGGGGGGATGCCTAGAATTCTACGCTTGTGCTGAAATAGTTGAACGCTGAACTCGGACATTCACCCTTGCAGGATTTGCAATAATCTGAGAAAAAGCGCAACGGCTCTTCACCTTAAGATCCCCAGCCAAAGCCAACCGTTCAAGGTGTCTGCATGACTACCCTGCATTGCACGCTATTGCGCGGCGCCGAGCGCAGATTGCTCGAGCATTTCTATAAACAACATGGTTCGCGCATGCGCCCAGCCAATGACGGCGAATCATGGGTCGCCCGAAGCGATGGCATCGTAGCAGGCCTGTGCCTGAGTGACGTGGCCGGTGGCCGGTGGCTAACAGGGCTGTTCGTCGCACCTCAGGCACGCTGCCAGGGGGTGGCTGCACATTTGGTACAAGCAGCACTGGCCGGCACCTGCGGCTCAACTTGGCTGTTCTGCCAGCCAGAACTCACGCTTTTTTATCAGCGTCTGGGCTTCAGCATTACCGAGCAACTGCCACAGGCCCTGGCCTCGCGCTTGCAACGCTACCAGCGCAGCAAGCGCCTGCTGGCGATGGTGCGGCCTCAGTCGCCGCGCTCATCTAGCCCAGGAAATAGCACATCGGTGTAGCCGAACTTGGCAAAGTCCTGGATACGTGATGGGTACAGTCGCCCTACGAGGTGATCGCATTCATGTTGCACGACACGGGCATGGAAGCCATCGGCAAAGCGGTTGATCGGGTTACCCTGGGGGTCAATACCCGTATAGCTGATGTGCTTGAAACGTGGCACCACGCCACGCAAGCCCGGCACCGAAAGGCACCCCTCCCAACCGTCTTCCTGTTCTGCGCCCATCGGAGTAATGACAGGGTTCAGCAAAATGGTTTGTGGCACTGGCTTAGCGTCCGGATAGCGCTCGCTACGCTCAAAGCCGAAGATCACCAGCTGAAGGTCGATGCCGATCTGCGGCGCCGCCAGGCCAACACCACCAACGTGGTGCATAGTGTCGAACATGTCATCGATCAGTTGCTGCAGTTCGACACTGCCAATCAGATGTTCAGGCACCGGGGGCGCGATGCGCAGCAGGCGCTCGTCACCCATTTTCAGAATGTCACGAATCATCGAGTGTTCGTCTCGGACGTTTGCGGCTCGACGGGGCGTTCATGACCAAGCACGGTGATAGTGTCCTGAGGGGTATCCTCTTCGAACTCTTTCTCACCAGGGTTCTTGCCCTCTTGCGACATATGCTCGATCACCGCGTTCATCTCTGCCCCTAGCAGCAACACCGCGGCGGAAATGTAGAAATACAGCAGCAATACGATGATCGCCCCAATGCTGCCGTACATGGCGTTGTAATCGGCAAAAGTCTTGACGTAATAGGCGAAACCCAACGAGGCGATGATCCAGACCACCACCGCCAGAACAGACCCTGGGGTAATAAAGCGAAACTTCTGTTTCACGTCTGGCATCACGTAATAGATCAATGCGACCGCAACCATCATCAAAATGACAATCGCTGGCAAGCGCAATACTGTCCACACCGTGACGATGACTTCCTGC
Proteins encoded in this region:
- a CDS encoding DUF2790 domain-containing protein — encoded protein: MKALLILALVGMSSLALADEAQPVSSEPVAQQYDYSMNLDIKRVINLSTIPNVCEVVPATMTYEDHQGQVHTIQYRAMGEGCQQG
- a CDS encoding GNAT family N-acetyltransferase; the protein is MTTLHCTLLRGAERRLLEHFYKQHGSRMRPANDGESWVARSDGIVAGLCLSDVAGGRWLTGLFVAPQARCQGVAAHLVQAALAGTCGSTWLFCQPELTLFYQRLGFSITEQLPQALASRLQRYQRSKRLLAMVRPQSPRSSSPGNSTSV
- the def gene encoding peptide deformylase; this encodes MIRDILKMGDERLLRIAPPVPEHLIGSVELQQLIDDMFDTMHHVGGVGLAAPQIGIDLQLVIFGFERSERYPDAKPVPQTILLNPVITPMGAEQEDGWEGCLSVPGLRGVVPRFKHISYTGIDPQGNPINRFADGFHARVVQHECDHLVGRLYPSRIQDFAKFGYTDVLFPGLDERGD